The following are encoded in a window of Pectinophora gossypiella chromosome 24, ilPecGoss1.1, whole genome shotgun sequence genomic DNA:
- the LOC126377802 gene encoding vitellogenin-like, producing MKTIILTALLAAVVSAGLNSDSGEYQTEWPWQVGRLYRYDVYSYTLARLPEGASSGNALKATFIVRVIAKGKLQARLEHPQRAPVHQELLGKDQRTLPQDLKYEPVQNLEDPFEINLDGGRVLSLNMPSSVPLAYENLLKGLIGGLQVDLSTHRTVHSDQNNYDKEKLQGQFRKMETDVTGDVSTLYTVTPAHSEWRRELPNFSLTQDPILITKSKNYGHSHHRVGYHFGVPQEAQWTGTADKAKEQQFISRATTSRILAGRQGPIYKSETTSTVEVHPLVYGQQKAEVLSYVKLELTSYEEDKVQPWKLPEGSRVIPSLLYSMSNKQTAIHDSSEESREQQEADVAEQSSNRVRRSYRMPKKIVSINKIVIQKRNENENDDSSSSDSTSAYINDEIPMDNEPAYAALYMNPQAHKAQKQNPANAQKLVQETAQLLQNINNLPRTDFLSKFNILVRVIAAMDYEQLTQTSRSIEAAKASNNLVKTDMWMIYRDAVAQAGTLPAFKQIISWIQAKKIEREEAAQVVSTLVNTLRYPTKEIMIQFFELAINPEVMQQQYLNSSALVAATRFINMGHVNNETAHAYYPTHMYGRLARQHDNFVLEKILPRLSQGLEQAIQQEDSRKAQVYIKAIGQLAHRSILDVFAPYLEGKIGVSTYLRALMVDNLDKLAHQKDSYARAVFYSILRNTAEPNEVRLAAIHNIFVAHPTTAMMLAMAEMTHEDPSMQVRAILKSAILNAAKQKNPRHLDLARTAQAASPMLTKEMFGQQYSSKKYDDYFDNDYELGIMDVLSTSGSEDSLFPRYLRYGLRSQTSGWKTITASFSSVQQFVERFQQQMNKMLQQTPESQSNHKYSAEKISEMLKIKRDPQNPLEASLFLNLMNQPRFFSFSEEDFNELPIAMRDLFQKLAKGVDVHYTKVFNQAQINVMFPLANGMPFIYKYKEPTAIHVQGNIKGEMKYQNRNYETSIQKEIQFTYARNIDGSVGFLDTLANQYASAGVVNKLQLYIPMKLDLKMKRGEVKIRFEHLRNDQDSTIVHYSVWPYTANQKKDSLVPISLDPTTKMVTRNNKVVAIDSRFGQTTSSQYQLQGYSYSSDYRSFSRMFQSNDLLKNIILAVYQKDVALTHFNFKYLGKQSQNKAVTFTAVYDAFYNLKKTEMPLVAKKIEDVSPNSEARRGEIMKQVISGMNNPEAKVIDLSAVLEGPVKAEFVFTAAVGGSPVDSKIQYAFFASKNYAQGSNQITGVGKVNKPDVTALNPLEALKKELKMSFESEIKFGENLGGNVKINIQSERTKKYTEALQKLPLYKKVQEQVARNNYYQPEGHKMIVMAQAPDYFKASVTYKDVSPAFKYAIFQAYRIAEQYGSWLADVNPLKTTPEGKLDIEVQNNYLDNIMSLNFNSKYGEVRIKNVPIPRVAAGAFSVYTPIKPHERVANYYTRHQYQPYCTVDGTQIKTFSNRVYDYTLSPAWHVVMYDPRWQQHRDELVVLSRRPSQEKQDIYISYKSETGKDLEIEIESAGNKPTLKVNTNSKKVSEGDLTMYWDDAEQTPFLKYYIQPDGVLMLNIRENRLRAMYDGQRLVVLEREARNHTRGICGLMSGEPRDDYLTPSGLLLDNGEQYAASYALKDNSDPKTEQLQELALQLAYQRQYQYTTILRSDRQWRQWQKQESSEESSEDWTSRKVFRAKSYNRVRGPCALKKQVQYYENSNEICITTTPLDACSSHCKGENYQVKAAQVVCSSKLDQQYQQYVQQIQQGQNPKVSGVPQIRQYRVPSSCRA from the exons ATGAAGACTATTATCCTGACGGCCTTATTGG CGGCCGTCGTCTCCGCCGGCCTCAATAGCGATAGCGGCGAGTACCAGACAGAATGGCCCTGGCAAGTCGGCAGGCTCTACCGCTATGACGTCTACTCCTACACCTTGGCCCGTCTGCCTGAAGGAGCTAGCAGCGGCAACGCCCTAAAGGCCACCTTTATCGTCCGCGTCATAGCCAAGGGAAAGCTCCAAGCGCGCCTCGAGCATCCCCAACGTGCGCCAGTGCACCAGGAGCTCTTGGGTAAAGATCAAAGAACCCTCCCTCAAGACTTGAAGTATGAACCCGTCCAGAACTTGGAAGATCCCTTCGAGATCAACCTCGATGGCGGAAGAGTCCTGTCACTCAACATGCCCTCGTCTGTGCCACTGGCTTATGAGAACTTACTAAAAGGTCTCATCGGTGGTCTGCAAGTTGACTTGTCTACCCACCGCACAGTTCACAGCGACCAGAACAACTACGACAAAGAAAAGCTCCAAGGGCAGTTCAGAAAGATGGAGACTGACGTCACTGGTGACGTTAGCACTCTGTACACTGTAACTCCTGCCCACTCGGAATGGCGTCGCGAGCTGCCAAACTTCTCCCTCACTCAGGACCCAATTCTGATCACTAAGAGCAAGAACTATGGCCACAGCCACCACAGAGTCGGTTATCATTTTGGAGTCCCTCAAGAAGCCCAATGGACTGGCACCGCTGATAAGGCCAAGGAGCAACAGTTCATCAGCCGTGCAACCACGTCTCGCATTCTGGCTGGAAGGCAAGGACCTATCTACAAGTCCGAGACCACCAGCACTGTTGAAGTACACCCTCTGGTCTACGGCCAACAGAAGGCTGAAGTACTCAGTTACGTCAAGCTCGAACTGACGAGTTATGAGGAGGACAAAGTGCAACCATGGAAACTGCCTGAAGGAAGCCGCGTTATCCCAAGCCTGCTATACTCCATGTCAAACAAGCAGACAGCCATCCACGACTCGTCTGAGGAATCTCGTGAGCAACAGGAGGCCGACGTTGCTGAACAGTCGTCAAACAGAGTTCGCCGGTCATACAGGATGCCCAAGAAAATCGTATCAATCAACAAGATCGTCATTCAGAAAcgtaatgaaaatgaaaatgacgaTTCCAGCTCCAGCGACTCGACTTCAGCTTATATAAATGACGAGATCCCCATGGACAACGAGCCTGCGTACGCTGCTCTGTACATGAACCCACAGGCTCATAAAGCTCAGAAGCAGAACCCAGCCAACGCCCAAAAACTCGTGCAAGAGACCGCTCAGCTGCTCCAGAACATCAACAACCTGCCTAGAACCGACTTCCTCAGCAAGTTCAATATCCTTGTCCGAGTCATCGCCGCTATGGACTACGAACAGCTGACCCAGACTAGCCGCAGCATTGAAGCCGCGAAGGCTTCTAACAACCTCGTCAAGACCGACATGTGGATGATCTACCGCGACGCTGTGGCTCAAGCTGGCACCCTGCCAGCCTTCAAGCAGATTATCTCCTGGATCCAGGCCAAGAAAATCGAGCGCGAAGAAGCTGCGCAGGTCGTCTCAACCCTTGTCAACACTCTTCGTTACCCAACTAAGGAGATCATGATTCAGTTCTTCGAACTGGCTATCAACCCTGAAGTGATGCAGCAGCAGTACTTGAACAGTAGTGCTTTGGTTGCTGCTACAAGGTTCATCAACATGGGTCATGTGAATAACGAGACAGCACACGCTTACTACCCAACCCACATGTACGGTCGTCTGGCTCGCCAACACGATAACTTCGTTCTAGAGAAGATCCTGCCCCGTCTCAGCCAGGGCTTGGAGCAAGCTATCCAACAAGAAGATAGTCGCAAGGCCCAAGTGTACATCAAGGCTATCGGTCAGCTCGCCCACCGATCGATTTTGGACGTGTTCGCTCCCTATTTGGAAGGCAAGATCGGTGTGTCCACTTACCTAAGGGCTTTGATGGTTGACAACTTGGACAAGCTCGCGCACCAGAAGGACAGCTACGCTCGTGCTGTGTTTTACAGCATCCTAAGAAACACTGCTGAACCCAACGAAGTGAGACTGGCTGCGATCCATAACATCTTCGTTGCTCACCCCACCACCGCGATGATGTTAGCTATGGCTGAGATGACCCATGAAGATCCTAGCATGCAAGTCCGTGCTATCCTCAAGTCTGCGATCCTGAATGCTGCTAAACAGAAGAACCCGCGTCACTTAGACCT GGCAAGAACTGCTCAAGCCGCCAGCCCGATGCTTACTAAGGAGATGTTTGGACAGCAATACTCCTCGAAAAAGTACGACGACTATTTCGACAACGACTATGAGCTCGGTATTATGGATGTGCTTTCAACCAGCGGCAGTGAAGACAGTCTGTTCCCAAGATACTTAAGATACGGCCTGAGGAGCCAAACTTCTGGATGGAAAACG ATCACAGCTTCTTTCTCCAGCGTCCAGCAGTTCGTTGAGAGATTCCAGCAGCAAATGAACAAAATGTTGCAACAGACGCCCGAATCGCAATCGAACCACAAATATTCCGCAGAGAAAATCTCCGAAATGCTGAAGATTAAGCGTGACCCTCAGAACCCTCTTGAAGCCTCGCTCTTCTTGAACCTCATGAACCAACCAAGGTTCTTCTCTTTCAGCGAAGAAGATTTCAACGAACTGCCTATTGCTATGAGGGATCTTTTCCAGAAACTCGCTAAGGGCGTCGACGTTCACTACACCAAGGTCTTTAACCAGGCTCAGATCAATGTGATGTTCCCTCTTGCCAATGGTATGCCCTTCATCTACAAATACAAGGAGCCCACCGCTATCCACGTCCAAGGAAACATCAAGGGCGAGATGAAGTACCAGAATCGCAACTACGAAACATCCATCCAGAAGGAGATCCAGTTCACTTACGCCAGAAACATTGACGGAAGTGTCGGTTTCTTGGACACTTTAGCCAACCAGTACGCTAGCGCTGGTGTCGTCAACAAACTCCAACTGTACATCCCGATGAAGCTCGATCTGAAGATGAAACGTGGCGAAGTTAAGATCCGCTTCGAGCACTTACGTAACGACCAGGACTCCACCATTGTTCACTACAGCGTGTGGCCTTATACTGCCAACCAGAAGAAGGACAGTTTAGTCCCAATTTCTCTTGACCCTACAACTAAGATGGTCACACGAAACAACAAGGTTGTCGCCATTGATTCCAGGTTTGGACAAACCACAAGCTCTCAGTACCAACTCCAAGGCTACTCCTACTCTTCAGACTACAGGAGTTTCAGTAGGATGTTCCAATCAAACGATCTCCTCAAGAACATCATCTTGGCCGTTTACCAGAAGGATGTGGCTCTCACGCACTTTAACTTCAAATATCTTGGAAAACAATCACAGAACAAGGCTGTGACCTTTACTGCCGTATATG atGCATTCTACAACCTGAAGAAAACCGAAATGCCGCTGGTTGCCAAAAAAATAGAAGATGTTTCTCCCAACAGCGAAGCACGCCGTGGCGAGATCATGAAGCAAGTTATCTCTGGCATGAATAATCCTGAAGCTAAAGTCATCGACTTGAGTGCCGTCTTAGAAGGACCCGTGAAGGCCGAATTTGTATTCACAGCTGCCGTCGGTGGCAGCCCAGTAGACTCCAAGATCCAATATGCCTTCTTCGCCAGCAAAAACTACGCTCAAGGCAGCAACCAGATTACAGGAGTTGGCAAGGTCAACAAGCCCGATGTCACTGCTCTGAATCCTCTTGAGGCTCTGAAGAAGGAACTCAAGATGAGCTTCGAGTCTGAAATCAAGTTTGGCGAGAACTTAGGCGGAAACGTGAAAATTAATATCCAGTCGGAACGCACCAAGAAGTATACTGAGGCTCTGCAGAAACTGCCTCTGTACAAGAAAGTACAGGAACAAGTGGCCCGTAATAACTACTACCAGCCTGAAGGGCACAAGATGATCGTCATGGCTCAAGCTCCTGATTACTTCAAGGCGTCTGTCACTTACAAAGACGTGAGCCCAGCTTTCAAATACGCCATCTTCCAAGCTTATAGAATTGCTGAGCAATACGGCTCGTGGTTAGCTGATGTCAACCCGTTAAAGACTACTCCTGAAGGCAAGCTGGACATTGAAGTGCAGAATAACTATCTGGACAATATCATGAGCTTGAACTTTAATTCGAAATATGGTGAAGTGAGGATCAAGAACGTTCCTATCCCTCGTGTAGCTGCAGGAGCCTTCTCAGTCTACACTCCGATTAAGCCTCACGAACGTGTCGCTAACTACTACACGCGTCATCAGTATCAAC CCTACTGCACAGTCGACGGCACCCAGATCAAGACGTTCAGCAACCGCGTTTACGACTACACCCTGTCTCCGGCCTGGCATGTGGTGATGTACGACCCTCGCTGGCAGCAGCATCGCGATGAGCTCGTCGTTTTGTCCAGGAGACCGAGCCAAGAAAAGCAGGATATCTACATTTCTTACAA GTCCGAAACTGGCAAAGACCTGGAGATTGAAATCGAATCAGCTGGCAACAAGCCTACCTTGAAGGTCAACACCAATTCTAAGAAGGTTTCAGAGGGTGACCTCACAATGTACTGGGACGATGCTGAACAGACACCATTCTTGAAGTACTACATCCAGCCTGATGGAGTCCTCATGCTGAACATTAGGGAAAATCGTTTACGAGCCATGTATGATGGCCAGAGGTTGGTTGTCCTCGAGAGAGAGGCCAGGAACCATACTAGAGGCATCTGTGGTCTGATGAGTGGAGAGCCACGTGATGACTACCTCACTCCTTCTGGACTCCTGTTAGACAATGGTGAGCAATACGCCGCGTCTTACGCTTTGAAAGACAACAGTGACCCTAAGACTGAACAGCTGCAAGAGTTGGCTCTTCAACTGGCTTATCAGCGCCAGTATCAGTACACGACTATCCTTCGCTCGGATAGACAATGGAGGCAATGGCAGAAGCAGGAATCGTCAGAGGAATCCTCTGAGGACTGGACCTCCCGCAAAGTTTTTAGAGCCAAGTCTTACAACAGAGTTCGAGGTCCGTGTGCGTTGAAAAAGCAAGTCCAATATTATGAGAACAGCAACGAAATTTGCATCACGACAACGCCTCTGGATGCGTGCTCGTCGCACTGCAAAGGAGAGAACTATCAAGTGAAGGCAGCACAGGTCGTCTGCAGTTCGAAGCTGGACCAGCAATACCAACAATACGTACAACAAATCCAACAgggacagaatcctaaagtgtcCGGTGTTCCTCAGATTAGGCAGTACAGAGTGCCATCCTCGTGCAGagcgtaa